In the genome of Streptomyces fagopyri, the window CTGGGTCGGCGGCCCCACCTCGGGGTCGTCGGGACCCACGGGTGTGAACTCCACCTCGTATCCGTGCCGTTCGGCCACCCCGCGCGCCCAGCTCCGGAACTCCTCGCGGGTCCACTCGAAGCGGTGGTCGCCGTGCCGGGTGTGTCCGGCCGGGAGGCTCTCCCAGCGGACGTTGTACTCGACGTTCGGGGTGGTCACCAGGACGGTCCCGGGGCGCGCGGAGCCGAACACCGCGTACTCCAGGGCCGACAGCCTGGGCAGGTCGACGTGTTCGACGACCTCGCTGAGCACGGCGGCGTCGTACCCCTTGAGCCGCTTGTCGGTGTAGGCGAGCGAGCCCTGCAGAAGGTGTACGCGTGCCGCCTGCCGCTCGCCCATCCGGTCCAGCTTGAGCCGGCGCGCGGCGATGGTGAGCGCGCGCATCGACACGTCCACGCCGACGATCTCGGTGAACCGCACGTCCTTGAGCAGCGCCTGTACCAACTGCCCCTGTCCGCAGCCGAGGTCGAGGACACGCCCGGCGCCTCGGTCGTGCAGCGCGGCGAGGATCGCGTCCCGGCGCAGCACGGCGAGCGGCACCGGCCTGTCCTCGGTGTCGGTCTCCTCGTCGACGGCGTTGTCGACGTCCTCGACCCCGGTGTCGTCGGTCTCGGCGAGCCGGACGAGCTCCAGCCGCTCCATCGCCTCACGGGTCAGCGACCAGCGCCGGGACAGATACCGGCTGGTGATCAGCTTCTGCTCGGGGTGGTCCGGCAGCCAGCCCTCGCCCGCCCGCAGCAGCTTGTCGACCTCGTCGGACGACACCCAGTAGTGCTTGGCGTCGTCGAGCACCGGGAGCAGGACGTAGAGGTGGCGCAGCGCCTCGGCGAGCGTCAGCCGGGCCGACTCCAGGACGAGACGGACGTAGCGCGACGCACCCCACTCGGGGAACCGGGCGTCCAGCGCCACGGCCTCGACCTCCACGGTCCAGCCGAGCGGCTCGAACAACTGGTGCACGAGGTCCGCGCCGCCTCGCGCGGGAAGCGCGGGCACCTCGATCCGCAGGGGCAGCACCCGCGCGGGAAGGTCGGGCTTCGCGGCGCACCGGCCCTTCATCGCGCTGGAGAACACCGCGCTCAGCGCCACGGCGAGCAGGGAGGAGGCCGCGTACGGGCGGTCGTTGACATACTGCGCGAGCGCGGCGTCGGGTGCGCCGCCGCGGCCCTTGCCCTTGCCCCGCCGGACCAGCGCCACCGCGTCGACCTCCAGCAACAGCGCGGCCGTGCACCGCTCGGCGGACGCCTCGGGGTAGAGGACGTGTGCCGTGCCGTAGGAGGTCGAGAACACCTGCGCCTTGTCGGGGTGCTTGTGCAGCAGGAATCCGAGGTCGGTCGCGGGGCGTTCCGGGTCGCCTGTGGTGCTGATCGTCAGAAACACTTGGGTCTGCCTCGAAACGTCATCTGAGCCGCGGAGCTTCCGTACGGGCATGACCGCGCACTCCGGGAACACGTGCTCCGGGTGCGGGTGCTCCCGGTGTCCGGTGCCGGACACCGGTGGACCGCGGCGGGGGAAGAGCGCGCCGTCCCGTGCCTCGGCGCGCCTGCCCAACCTACAGCGAACGTCTCGGACGGAGCCGGGAATTTCCGCTGGTGGCGACCCAGGGCGGGCCGCGGGGGCCAGCAGCGGTCCGACGGTCACGGCATCCCGTGTCCGGATCGGCACGGTCGGTCACAGGAGTGACAGCGGTTCAAGGTGGGACGGTTGATGTGACCGGTGCATGATGGATACATGGATCTTCGAGTGTTCACAGAACCGCAGCAAGGGGCGACCTACGAGACGCTGCTCCGCGTCGCCAAGGCCGCCGAAGACCTCCACTACGGAGCCTTCTTCCGCTCCGACCACTACTTGCACATGGGGTCGGCCGACGGGCTCCCCGGGCCCACCGACGCGTGGATCACGCTGGCCGGCCTCGCACGTGAGACGGACCGGATCCGCCTGGGCACCCTCATGACGGCCGGCACCTTCCGCCTCCCCGGTGTCCTCGCCATCCAGGTGGCACAGGTCGACCAGATGTCGGGCGGGCGGGTGGAGCTCGGACTCGGCTCGGGCTGGTACGGGGCCGAGCACGAGGCGTACGGGATTCCTTTCCCCAAGGAGAAGTTCGGCCGGCTGGAGGAGCAACTCGCCGTCGTCACCGGCCTGTGGAACACGCCGGTCGGTGAGAAGTTCACCTACGAGGGGGAGTTCTACCAGCTCAAGGACTCCCCCGCGCTGCCGAAGCCCGCGCAGTCGAAGGTGCCGGTCCTGATCGGCGGACACGGGGCCAAGCGGACGCCGGCACTGGCGGCGCGGTACGCCGACGAGTTCAACATCCCCTTCGCCTCCCTCGCGGACACAGAGCAGCAGTTCCAGCGGGTGCGGGCGGCGGCCGAGCGGGCCGGGCGCGAGGGGGACGACCTGGTGTACTCCAACGCGCTCGTCGCCTGCGTCGGCAGGACCGACCTGGAGGTGAAGCGTCGGGCGGACGCCATCGGGCGTGACGTCGAGGAGCTGAAGGCGAACGGTCTCGCGGGTTCACCCGCGGAGGTCGTCGAGAGGATCGCCGAGTTCCAGGGCGTCGGTTCGCAGCGGATGTATCTCCAGATGCTCGACCTCGACGACCTGGACCACCTGGAGCTGATCGCGTCCGCGGTGATGCCGCAGGTGAGGTGAGAGTCCGTAGGGGCGGCGGGGCCGAGACCCTACCCCGTCGCCCACCCTCGCTCCACCACCCCCTGATCCCGGTCGGCCAGCCGTCTCAGCATCTCCAGGACCCGGTCCCGGGACTCGTCCGCCGCGTCGATCGCCTCCATGCACTGCCAGTACGTCCCCTGTTCGTCCGCCGCGCAGGCGACACCCACGAGGGCGATGCCGACCTCGGCCAGAAGTCCCGCGAGGCACAGAAGCGCCTCGCGGGCATCACCCAGCTCGGTGAGCCGGGCGGCGCGCAGATCGGCGATGTCGCGCGGCGCCGCGTCGAGGACGCCGCACCCCCGCCCCGCCAGCTCGGTCAGCCCGAGGGCCTCGCCCCGCAGCTCGGGTGGCCCCGAGACGGCGAAGCGACTGCCTATGGCCTGGGCGAGGGCCTGCGCCTGCCACGCCTCCGCAACCACCTCGTCCGTGTCCCCGGTCCCGGCCAGGGCACGTCTGCTCGCCACGATGAGCCGCACCGCTTCCATGCGCTGCCCCCGTCTGTCGCGACGTGCTCGTCGCACGTCCGCCCGAACTCCCTTGTCCACTACCCAGAGTGAGTTCTCGCGCGACGAAAAGCCAGAGGAAGCCCGAAATCTGTGGACAGAGAATCGAATGTAGACAACTCAACGACTCCGGAGAGTGACATTCGGCGTGACGCTCCGCCGGAATCCGTCCCCCGGAGGCATCGCGCCCGCCGCGGGCTCCCGCCGAGGCCACGCGGCTACGGCCCCTCGGGCGCCGGAAACCTCCGCTCGTTCCGGTCGATCTTCGCGTCGAGCGCCGCCAGCGCGTCGATGCCGAGCACCTCGCACAGCTGAAGGAGATAGGCCAGGACGTCCGCCACCTCGTCCTTGACGCGGTGCGCGGTGTCCGCGTCGTCCATGACCCGGCCCGACTCCTCGGGCGTCAACCACTGGAAGATCTCGACGAGTTCGGACGCCTCCACACTCAGCGCGGCGACCAGGTTCTTCGGGGTGTGGTACTGCTCCCAGTGCCGCGCGGCCGCGAAGGCGGCCAGCCGCCGCTGGAGTTTCGGCACGTCCAGCCCACCGACTCCGACACCAGGACCGGCACCGGCACCGAGTCCCGCACCCACGCCCTCATCCGCACCCGCACCCGCACCCGCACCCGGATTCCCGTTCCCGCTCTCACTTTCACTCACGGCGTCAGGTCTACCACCGTGACGCCCTCCACCCCGTCCAGCCCATCGGCCCCGCACACCCGCACGGCATCGCTCACCGCGCCCACCAGCCGGATGTGCCCCCGCTCGCACATCCGCGCCGCCAGCCGGACCAGTTCACCGGTCTGCCGGACGTCCAGCCCGCGATCGAGTCCGTCGGCCAGCACGGTCAGCGTCTGCAGCGCGGCCGGGACCTCCCCCACCGCGTCGACCTCCAGCACCCCGGGGCCCGTGAGCAGCACCAGGGCCAGCGCCAGATACCTCAACTCGCCGTCCCCGAGCAGCCCCAGGTGCGTACGGACACCGTCACCGCGGTCGAGGAGGGCGCGAACCGTACCGTCGCCGAGCCGCTCGGCCAGGACGTCCGCGACGGGGCCCGCGCATCCGGCCCGGACCGCGGCGACCAGGTGCGCGTACCGGTGGCCGCACTCCGAGCGGGTCCGCCACAGGACGTCGGCGAGGTTGTCGCAGCCACGGAGCAGCCGGCCCGCGCCGAGCGGGGTGGCGGCCCGCATCCGCCGGGGGCTCGGGTCGCAGGCGTACACGGACCGCAGGGCGACGACCATCTGCTCGGCGGCGGCGAGGACTTGGCGCTCGCCCTCGGTACGGCCCGCGAGGCGCAGCGGCAGCAGTGCGGTGCCGAGTCGGTCGTCGGGGAGCGGGGCCCGGGTGACCGCGGACGAGCCCGCCGTGTGCCAGGCCGCCTGGACCACGGGGCGCCCCGGGTCCCGCAGCGCCGTCTCCAGCAGGGTCAGCCCGCCGGCGGACAGCCGTTCGCCGACGATGCGCAGTTCGGGCTCGGCCTGTACGGCGACGTCGAGGCGTA includes:
- a CDS encoding DUF6099 family protein; amino-acid sequence: MEAVRLIVASRRALAGTGDTDEVVAEAWQAQALAQAIGSRFAVSGPPELRGEALGLTELAGRGCGVLDAAPRDIADLRAARLTELGDAREALLCLAGLLAEVGIALVGVACAADEQGTYWQCMEAIDAADESRDRVLEMLRRLADRDQGVVERGWATG
- a CDS encoding nucleotide pyrophosphohydrolase, which gives rise to MGAGLGAGAGPGVGVGGLDVPKLQRRLAAFAAARHWEQYHTPKNLVAALSVEASELVEIFQWLTPEESGRVMDDADTAHRVKDEVADVLAYLLQLCEVLGIDALAALDAKIDRNERRFPAPEGP
- a CDS encoding LLM class F420-dependent oxidoreductase gives rise to the protein MDLRVFTEPQQGATYETLLRVAKAAEDLHYGAFFRSDHYLHMGSADGLPGPTDAWITLAGLARETDRIRLGTLMTAGTFRLPGVLAIQVAQVDQMSGGRVELGLGSGWYGAEHEAYGIPFPKEKFGRLEEQLAVVTGLWNTPVGEKFTYEGEFYQLKDSPALPKPAQSKVPVLIGGHGAKRTPALAARYADEFNIPFASLADTEQQFQRVRAAAERAGREGDDLVYSNALVACVGRTDLEVKRRADAIGRDVEELKANGLAGSPAEVVERIAEFQGVGSQRMYLQMLDLDDLDHLELIASAVMPQVR
- a CDS encoding 3' terminal RNA ribose 2'-O-methyltransferase Hen1; translated protein: MFLTISTTGDPERPATDLGFLLHKHPDKAQVFSTSYGTAHVLYPEASAERCTAALLLEVDAVALVRRGKGKGRGGAPDAALAQYVNDRPYAASSLLAVALSAVFSSAMKGRCAAKPDLPARVLPLRIEVPALPARGGADLVHQLFEPLGWTVEVEAVALDARFPEWGASRYVRLVLESARLTLAEALRHLYVLLPVLDDAKHYWVSSDEVDKLLRAGEGWLPDHPEQKLITSRYLSRRWSLTREAMERLELVRLAETDDTGVEDVDNAVDEETDTEDRPVPLAVLRRDAILAALHDRGAGRVLDLGCGQGQLVQALLKDVRFTEIVGVDVSMRALTIAARRLKLDRMGERQAARVHLLQGSLAYTDKRLKGYDAAVLSEVVEHVDLPRLSALEYAVFGSARPGTVLVTTPNVEYNVRWESLPAGHTRHGDHRFEWTREEFRSWARGVAERHGYEVEFTPVGPDDPEVGPPTQMATFSLTTTTADTITPAETTPDAKEEAA
- a CDS encoding AAA family ATPase, translating into MTLSSLAAEAPARAASPHAQPEPYGAPAASPPDRPGATELRLAAFAAHRRARFPLGPLTVFAGPSGSGKSTVLRAYEALARLGGGAELGEVFPDPVACVPERARPDAQHRRGFRIGCTADGPLGPVRLDVAVQAEPELRIVGERLSAGGLTLLETALRDPGRPVVQAAWHTAGSSAVTRAPLPDDRLGTALLPLRLAGRTEGERQVLAAAEQMVVALRSVYACDPSPRRMRAATPLGAGRLLRGCDNLADVLWRTRSECGHRYAHLVAAVRAGCAGPVADVLAERLGDGTVRALLDRGDGVRTHLGLLGDGELRYLALALVLLTGPGVLEVDAVGEVPAALQTLTVLADGLDRGLDVRQTGELVRLAARMCERGHIRLVGAVSDAVRVCGADGLDGVEGVTVVDLTP